The Nocardia vinacea genome contains the following window.
CCGGCCACGGCGACGTCGATTTCACCGCTTCGGCGACCGACCGGTCCACGATCATCACGACCGGCGCGGGATCGATGGTTGTCGAGGATGGTGTATTCAAGATCAAGGCTGCCGATGGGGCCACCCTGGCCGGTACCGAATTGCGGTTCCGTGTCGATGATTTCGAGTTCCCGATCGCGGCGGAGATCAACGACCGCACGGCGACCCTGAGCCCCCAATTCGATATGGCACACGCGACTTACAAGCCGGTCGCGTTGCCGTATGAGGATCAGGCGCCGTGGAAGACTCAGTATGACCGCGAGCAGGCCGCCTGGACACGCCTGACCAGCACCATCACCACGGGTGCCACGGTCGGCACGCTGGTCGGCGGTCTGGCCGGCGGTGCGGCAGGCTGTGTACTCGGCGGCATCGCTGGAGCCACGGTCGCCGCGGCCACCATTGTCGGCTTGTTCGGTCCGTTCATTCCGGCCGCCGCCATCGGTTGCCTGGGCGGCATCGTCGCCGTCGGCGCGCTCGGCACCCTAGCCGGTCAGATCCTGGTGACCGCGCCGGTCGCGATCGGTGCGGCGATCCAGTACTTCACCACCATCAACCAGCCGATGCCCGCCCCGAAGTAGTTCGCCGAGTGCGACAGTAAGCAACAGTCAAGCTCACGCCCCGCTCGGATCCCGCGCCGAGCGGGGCGTGAGTAGGTATACGGGCTAACCCGATCGGACAGTCGTGTCCGTGATCGCCTGTGCCGCAGCGTATCCCTCCGCCACCGCGTGCGAGACACGGCGTGGCACGACGGCATCTCCGATCACCTGCACTCGTGCTCGCGGAAGGGCCTGCTCGATGTCCTGCCAGTCGGAGGCGATTCTTTCTCCGACGGCAACAGCGCGGTCGCACGCAAGCTCGAATGTCCTGCCCGACAGGAGATGTCGGCAACACGCTATGGTGCCTGCGCTGTTCGTTCGCATCTCCGTCACGGCCGCGCCGACGATGAACTCCACTGGGCTCCCGGCGAGCCGTTTCATCAGTTGGACCCGGCTCTCCGGTGGGATGGTGGCCGCAAATGCGGGTCCCGGGACCACCACGGTCACCTGTGCGGCTCCTGCTGCCAGCGCGGCTTCCAGCGCGCCGACGGTAAGCCATGAGCCGAAGCCGTCGTCGGCGATGACCACCCCATCTCCCGGTGATATCGCATGCCGATCGGCGATGAGACCTGTCGAGGACAGCGCACCGGGCGTGCGGAGTTCAGTAGCGCCGGAAGCGACGATGACCTCATCGAAATCGCCTAGTTCATGCGGCGTTACGCGGTGTCCGAGTCGCACATCGGCATTCCCGAGATTGTCTGTGTAGAACCGCAGTAACTTCGACCAGCCCGCTCGGTTCGGCGCCTGCGCCGCCACGGCCAGCTGCCCACCGATTTGCTCATGCGCCTCGAACAGCGTCACCTCGTGCGTCGCGGTGAGTTGGAGCGTGGCCTCCAGACCTGCGGGTCCGGCGCCCACTATTGCCACTCGCCGCGATGCTGCCGGTGGCAGGCCGAACTGGAGCGGCGATGCCGGGCGGGCGTGGTGGCCGGGTGGGGCCAAGGTTGGATTCACCGAGCACAGCAGGACCGGAGTGAATGTGCGGCAGTCCTCATTGCACGATACGCACGGACGGATCTGAGAGTCATTGCCCCGCAGTAACTTCTTCGGCAGGTGTGGATCGGCGATGAGCGGCCGAGCCAGTCCGATCAGATCGGCTCCGGCCGCCAGTGCGGATTCGATGTCCTGGCTGGAGCGAAACGCCTGCGACACCAGCAACGGCCGCGCCGTTGCCGCGCGCAGCCTCCGCACGTGCGTAAGCAGCGGCGGCTCGGAGGTCGCCATATCGCGCACATATGTCGTCCGCACCCCTGCGGTCACATTCACATAGTCGAATATGTCGAGCCATGGCATCAGCTCGCACAGTCCGTCCAGGTCTAGACCGGCCTCCTCCGCACCATCGATCGAAACGCGCACCCCGAGCACCACTTCCGGACAAGACGCCGTGATCTCGGCATGCAGCCGGTACAGAACCTGCGCCCGCCCCGCAACCGTGCCGGACTCGGTCCGGACGTTGGAAGAGGGCGAAAGGAACTGGGCCAGCAAATAGCCGTGGGCCGCATGTAGTTCGATCGCGGGGAATCCCGCTTCGACAGCGTGGCGGGAACCGACGACAAAGCTCGCGATCATTCGATCGACATCGGCGTCGGTCATTGCCCTGGCGCGCACCGGCTCTCGCGGCGATCTGATGCTCGACGGCGCGATCGGATGCTCCCAGATCTCGGCACCGAGTGTTTCGCGTCCGAGGTGCACGAGCTGACATACCGGAACGGCACCTTCGCTACTGATCGCGGTCGCCCGCGCCCGCAGCCCGCTGATCGCCTCAGGTCGCCATGCCTCGGTGATATTGCCGATTCGATTCGCCGATTCCGGACTCACCACCGTGCCGCCCGCGATCACCATCGCCGCACCCCCGGCGGCGCAGCGCCGCCAGTACTCCGCGTCGCCGGGCTGTGCCAGGCCGCCGACGACCACCCCGGATCCGTGCGCGGTGGCGACCAGACGATTCCGCAGCCGTACTGCACCGATCCGCAGCGGTCGGGATGCCTCAGATGGCGATACAAGATCTTCTTGAACTGGATTCACTTCATGAGTTTGCCTCTATGTGATTGACACCACAAGGGCCTGCGGATAGATTCTCAAACTGAGGTCAGTTCAGTTTCGGAGGTTCGATGGACTTCTTGCTGGTGCACGGAGCCTGCCCGGCGAGCTGGCCGCTCTTCTCGATCAGGTAAGGAAACAGATTCCGTCATGAAATCGCTGACCAAGGCGGTCGCGACTCTCGCGATTGTCGCCTCGACATTCGGTCTGGCCGCATGCGGTGGGAATTCGTCCGCCTCGAAGCCCGTCGAAGGGAGCTGGGAGGACGTTGTCGCCGCGGCCAACGAGGAGGGCGCCGTGATGCTCTACTCGAGCCAGAAACCGGCCAACCTCGAAGCCCTGAAGACCGCGTTCCAGGCAAAGTATCCGCGGATCAAGCTGGACTTCGTGCGCGGTACCGACGCCGACATCAACCCGCGGGTGGAGACAGAGAAGAAGACCGGGAAGGGCACCGCCGATGTGCACATGCTGACCGATGCGGCGTGGATTACCAATGCCGCGAAGTCGGGGGCGTACTCCACCGAGTTGGTCGGGCCGGACCTGAAGGCGCCCGAGTATCAGCCGGACAAGAGTGTGCTCAACAACCGGTTCTTCCTGTCGAGCGCGGCGGTTTTCGCACTGGGCTGGAACACCGGTGCGGTCCCGAACGGCCTGAAGTCTCCTCAGGACATAGTGAATCCCGCCTATCGGGGCAAGATCGGAATCGTCAATCCGTCCGGTATCGCCTCGTATGTCGATCTGTACCGGTACTACGCGCGCACCTATGGCGAGGACTACTGGAAGCAACTCGCCGCCCTGAAGCCGCGGATCTACCCGAGCGCTCTGGGTGTCGCCCAGGCGCTGACCTCCGGTGAAATTGTCGTGACGCCCTCGGTTCAGCCCTTGGTGACCGAAGTGGCCGCAGGGGCGCCGGTCAATTGGGCTCTGCCGCCGTCGCCGTGGGGCACCCCCTGGTACAGCCAGGTGACGAGTGTGGCGCCACATCCCAATGCCGCTCAGGTACTGGCGAATTTCATGGTCACCCGTGAAGGACAGGTAGCGCTCAACGGGGGATACGCGGCGGCGTTGGCCGATATCCCCGGCGCGGTAGCCCGGGCTCAGGACATCGCCGCACCGGACACCAGTGATCTGACGCCCGAGAAGATCGAGAAGTACTCCCAAGAGTGGTCACAACTTTTCCAGAGCTGACAGTGGACAGGAGTACTGCATTGCGCGGAGTCAACGTATTGGTCACCGGCGCGTCCGGCGGAATCGGCGGCGCGACCGCCGAACTGTTCGCCAGCAAGGGCGCGACGGTTTACCTCACCGACCTCGACGATGCGGCGGGGGAGCGCCGCGCACACGAACTGGGGCCGACCGCGCACTACCGCCGGCTCGACGTGACGGCCGAATCCGATTGGCAGGCGGTCACTTCCGATATGGATCGCGCGGGACACCCCCTTCATGTGCTGGTGAACAGCGCCGGGGCGGCGATGAAAGCGCCGCTGACGCAAACCACGCTGCAGCAGTTCCGCAGGATGATCGACCTCAATCTGGTCGGCACATTCCTCGGACTGCAGGCGGCCGCTGCGGCGATGGTTGCCGGCGGGGCGGTCATCAACATCTCGTCGCTGCGGGGTGTGCTCGCGACCGCCGAACTCGGCGCCTACGGCGCGTCGAAGTTCGGTGTCCGCGCCCTGAGCAAGGTCGCGGCACTGGAATTGGCCGATCGCGGCATCCGCGTCAACACCGTGTGTCCGGGCAGCATCGACACCGAGATCACCGCGATTCCCGACTTCGCCGCCGACGATGTCGAAGCCTACGTGCGATCCATCCCCATGCAGCGGCGCGGCAGCCCCATGGAGGTAGCGAAGGCGATCTTGTTCCTTGCCGGTGACGACAGCAGTTACGTCACCGGGATCGACTTGCTGGTCGATGGCGGCATCGCCGCCGGCGTCCGCACACCCAAGAAGCAGACCCAGAAGGCATGAGATGAGCTCGCAGTTCACAGTTTCCGGTCTCACCAAGACCTATGGATCGAATGTCGTCGTCGACCGGCTCGACCTCGCGATCGAGGAAGGCGAACTCCTCGTACTACTCGGCCCGAGTGGCTGCGGCAAGACAACCACCTTGCGCTGCCTCGCCGGATTGGAGACGCCCCAGGATGGTTCGATCACCTTCAAGGACCGGCGCGTCTTCGACGCCGAGGCGAAGCTGAATGTGCCTGTCCACAAACGGAATATCGGAATGGTGTTCCAGTCGTACGCGCTGTGGCCACATATGACCGTGCGCAAGAACATTCGATATCCGCTGCAGGTTCGCAAATTGCGGAAGGAGATTTCCGGCG
Protein-coding sequences here:
- a CDS encoding FAD-dependent oxidoreductase, producing MNPVQEDLVSPSEASRPLRIGAVRLRNRLVATAHGSGVVVGGLAQPGDAEYWRRCAAGGAAMVIAGGTVVSPESANRIGNITEAWRPEAISGLRARATAISSEGAVPVCQLVHLGRETLGAEIWEHPIAPSSIRSPREPVRARAMTDADVDRMIASFVVGSRHAVEAGFPAIELHAAHGYLLAQFLSPSSNVRTESGTVAGRAQVLYRLHAEITASCPEVVLGVRVSIDGAEEAGLDLDGLCELMPWLDIFDYVNVTAGVRTTYVRDMATSEPPLLTHVRRLRAATARPLLVSQAFRSSQDIESALAAGADLIGLARPLIADPHLPKKLLRGNDSQIRPCVSCNEDCRTFTPVLLCSVNPTLAPPGHHARPASPLQFGLPPAASRRVAIVGAGPAGLEATLQLTATHEVTLFEAHEQIGGQLAVAAQAPNRAGWSKLLRFYTDNLGNADVRLGHRVTPHELGDFDEVIVASGATELRTPGALSSTGLIADRHAISPGDGVVIADDGFGSWLTVGALEAALAAGAAQVTVVVPGPAFAATIPPESRVQLMKRLAGSPVEFIVGAAVTEMRTNSAGTIACCRHLLSGRTFELACDRAVAVGERIASDWQDIEQALPRARVQVIGDAVVPRRVSHAVAEGYAAAQAITDTTVRSG
- a CDS encoding substrate-binding domain-containing protein; protein product: MKSLTKAVATLAIVASTFGLAACGGNSSASKPVEGSWEDVVAAANEEGAVMLYSSQKPANLEALKTAFQAKYPRIKLDFVRGTDADINPRVETEKKTGKGTADVHMLTDAAWITNAAKSGAYSTELVGPDLKAPEYQPDKSVLNNRFFLSSAAVFALGWNTGAVPNGLKSPQDIVNPAYRGKIGIVNPSGIASYVDLYRYYARTYGEDYWKQLAALKPRIYPSALGVAQALTSGEIVVTPSVQPLVTEVAAGAPVNWALPPSPWGTPWYSQVTSVAPHPNAAQVLANFMVTREGQVALNGGYAAALADIPGAVARAQDIAAPDTSDLTPEKIEKYSQEWSQLFQS
- a CDS encoding SDR family NAD(P)-dependent oxidoreductase; the protein is MRGVNVLVTGASGGIGGATAELFASKGATVYLTDLDDAAGERRAHELGPTAHYRRLDVTAESDWQAVTSDMDRAGHPLHVLVNSAGAAMKAPLTQTTLQQFRRMIDLNLVGTFLGLQAAAAAMVAGGAVINISSLRGVLATAELGAYGASKFGVRALSKVAALELADRGIRVNTVCPGSIDTEITAIPDFAADDVEAYVRSIPMQRRGSPMEVAKAILFLAGDDSSYVTGIDLLVDGGIAAGVRTPKKQTQKA